The Diadema setosum chromosome 8, eeDiaSeto1, whole genome shotgun sequence genome includes the window ATTGACACAGTTGTAGTTCCTGGGTACTGTGCACATACACAAATGTATTCATTGGTCCTTAGAAATATGTTACCCCATGATGGACCTTTGAAATGGGTATTTAAAGGTGactcagaaaaaaaaggtactgtTTTTTCATACATCATTTGGAAAGGCACCTGATGATAAAATGTAGCAACACATTAggattatcaaataatgttCTAAGCTTGTCTGCAGTGGTATTTCTTTGTAGCAAatgcatgaaaaatgaaagagagaggagTAGAGTCCGCAGTCATCTTTTAGTCATCTTTCTCCGGAAGCCAGAAACATTTTCAGCATGTAAGCTCACAGCAGACACTGAAAATTATTCATTTAACATTCCTGGTTCTTAGGCAAGAAAATGAACATGTCTATGGGCTGGAACAGACCTGCACATGAAATGGAATAATAGCAAACAAAAGTattaaaaaactagaaaagcactctgagagcgcagacctccaccaagcatgcagttcatttccaccactgatcttgttctcccatagagatatcggtgatttccacccatacgtacttatagcattgtgtgctgaaagtcgcccgattgcCCAATtaatagaagcctttgttacgtcataaaccctcagctgcagggcgcgcctcgccctcgcagaaactagagcatgcactttagtgtgcGCATGCAGACCTCAAaaacgcgcagcctgaactcccaagttcattgaccctacctgccaaaatatcaaaaatcctcataaattcccccaaaattctcagatcactaccaaaatttaatcatttgttacttgtatcattctaaatctttcctgcaagtttcgttcaaatccgttaactactttatgagttattttgcacacggtcaaacaaagaaacaaacaaagaaacaaaccaacagtaacgaaaacatcacctcctcccttggtggaggtaataacAAACAATACACAGACATATCTATATAATGCCAAACAGATAAATCGTATCACAGGGGTACATTATACTATACATATATCTTTCTTCATCAAGTCAAAATGGATTAGGATCCATGTGTGGAAAACTGCTCTGATGGTGATGTGTCTGTAGGAATAAGTGCAccaaattccattccattctggGCAGGAGCCGCTTAATATTTATTTATAACTCATATTCTTAAATTGTGTGTAGAcctaatatgtgtgtgtggtgtgttgTGTTATGTAGTGCTTGTGGTCGGTTATGGGTCGACCAGGGCCTATGTTCCATATCTGTGAAGATATCTGAGTGGAAATCTATGGAATCCTAAAACCATGACGTTGCAACAGCTTAGTTTATTGATTGAAGGTACCTGGGAGATGAATTTGGTAGGGTATATACTGCGTACATTGAATAGATAGggtaaataaaaagtaaaaataaatccaaaagacaaaaaaaaaaaaaataaaaaaaaaattctttaaatCCCAAACACATGAACTAAAATTCAGGTAAATGTCAGCCAGAACATTTCTTGCGCAGTTATCGTAAAACACAAGGAAATTAATTTACCCTGGCTTGTATGATTTTGaatgtaagaaagaaagaaagaaaaaaaaagattatgatGTCACAACTGTAACATGTATTTGTAACAGGATTGTGAAgcagtgaagtacatgtacgaTTGCATTTGGAGACTCCCCATGTAACATTATGTATGTGGTTATGCTTGCACGAGCTAAACTCACAACAATCAGGTCATGTTAAAAATTAATATGGTGAATATATTGATTCCTGTGAGGTTTCTCTAGTCTAGATCTAGTAAAGAACAAACGAGGCATGCACAAAGGCGGGGATTCCCCGCGCCGAGGTTCTGGACTGATCGATCACCTGCAAAATATGTAATCGAGGCATAGTCTAGTCTTGTTTGAGTCGCGATTACGTTTGTCTCTGGGATCCCGTAGCGAGATCTAGCTGTGTGCTGCTGCTGAGAGTGCTGGAGGAACATTTCGGAAATCACAGAAAACATGGAAATTCGATTCGATGGAAAGAGAGCCCTTGTCACCGGTGCTGGAAAAGGTAGGCATATTGTTGTAATAGATTACTTACATAATATAGCTTTCTAAATGGGGACATTCCTTTTAGAAGAGGCATTATTGATAGAGAGGCGGGGCGTGATGCTCGGTCTGCTACCGTGTCCCACGTATGTATTTCTGTGTCAGTAGTGTCAGTTTTATGTTGAAAGCCACCGCCTCATTCACAGCCCTGGCCCTGTcgctgtcgctgtacacaagtgtggctaggcctaggcctataccTTTTCATTAGAATGGCTctcttttactctttttttgaTAACTCATCCATTAAAAAACGATTTTCATGatataaactttaaattcctcctATTGACCTAGCTGGCACCAAGTAGCAGTAGAAATTTGTAGGGCCTATTAAATTTAATGCTCTTTGAATCTGATATTATGCTAGACTAGATCTAGTGATAGTGATCTCAATCATAACTTCAGACATAGATCTAAGTCTAACTCTGTGTCTAAGTGGTGTTGATGTCGTATCATCTCTCAAAAAGTTCAAAGCTGAATCGccatctcgaccaaaactgtGATTAGATCTAATCTAGATGTAAATATACAATGTGGATGTGGTAGATctacatgtaggtctatatgGAACCATCCCTAGAGAGCGCGAGCGGCAGCTCTTTTGATGCATTGGATTAAGGAATATGTAGAATTCTAATCATTGTGAATTATTGCCTTCTTGCTTCAGTGTTTGGTCTTGAAGTTGAACATGTTGAAGTTAACGATTGATATTTAAAGTGTAAGTCCAACTTCCCATAATTACTTCCAGTAATATTGAACCTTGATGAATAATGATcttttgtcatgattttaatTCAGGCACATGTGGTGTACTATGTTAGTATTTGATTGGTCTACAAGTACGACTACCTTGGATTTCAGATTAAAGATTGAAATTTAGTACCATTCGCTACAAAGTACCATGTCGATGTTTTGAGCAGCATCTCTCAAGTGAAATTTGGCAAGAGCTACTCATGATAGTCATATGACCAAGAGGTACCCATAAATGAGACTGTTAGTGTTATAAAAAGGTGTGTTAATTCATTCATGTggcatattttttattttattttggaGCGTgaatttgatgtacatgtaagtggTCACAAATATTGACAACAGAGCATGAATATCAATAGCCAAACATGTCACATTGGGGAATTGGCAGCTTTTAGATCCCTTTCAAGGCATCAGACAGTGAGGATAAACTGAGGATAAAGTGACTTGCTTTCAGGCATAAATTCACCGAGTGCTTGCAGTGAATTTGAACCAAGAACATCAAGATTAAGAGTTTGTGTCACAATACCTCCTGGCAGTATGTGAAGATAACTCCCCTTTAATAATTCTGACttacataatgtacattcaGGTATCGGAAGAGGAATCGCGATTGCCCTGGCAAAATGTGGTGCCTCTGTAACTGCTGTGACTCGATCACAGGCTGATCTGGACAGCTTGAAAGCAGAGGTAAGTATCAAATCAGTGCTGTCGTCACAGGAAATGTACAGTAAGGgtaccggttttcgacactttagcacatttccttgtttaccatcaatactgcaccgttttacctcggaatttcgatatgaagttgtgctacaaaggccaataataatatgccttgAACGAATTCCAATTTGAATGCACTCGTGTTCAATTTTAGCGATTTCCGTCacgccgtcgctggcatcagatttcgacacccagcatcatttttcgacacaatcacagcgcgcatcacGTATAAATCATATGGCGCGTACAATAtgcgtacactgcattgtggacgcaaacCAGCAAAGTACAGTACCggcgcaagaacttgttgtttcctctataacgtgtcttacaatgggaatgtcgaaatctggtgccacattctcaaagccaactctttctacaagtttgcccatttatcacgaattcagccatgaaattactgaagtcgattatgaaatcaaacatcaggATTTGGCgaacaaactgatactaaagtAAGATAACCGGCatggatgaatttcattttacgGCGATGTTTACAAAATGCTTCATATTGTTTGAACACCTAAAAATGGCCGACATAAAaatttctgctgacactgtgttgcCTTTCTTTTAAATATTCTACCAtcggattatgatgacaagtgacaaacggtgtttatataagactagaaatgtgattgataacttggttgattgttgaagtcagacgtttgtattgagtataaaatttaataagaattatctgctgggtgtcgaaatctgggtcctgtcgaaaactggtgcactaacggtacatagactccaaccccaagcaacttctgatctggagattctcccgcctgaaacccttccttgcggccggggtccagctctagggttctagatgctctctcatgctatctaaggcttatttttatgcctccgccacgaagtggtgccggaggcatcatgttttcgggttgtccgtccgtccgtccgtccgtccgtccgtccgtccgtccgtccgtccgtatgtccgtccgctttcgtttacgcgataacttgagtaatatttactggaatttttccaaacttggtccaagtatgaagtatgatggggcaacgatttgataagattttgggtgaaatcggctgaaggtcaaaggtcaaaggtcaaggtcaaatcatgaaattgtatccgtttacgcgataactcaagactgtatggagcaaatttcaccaaactttgttggaggatgatgtatgatgggacaattacttgattagtttttcagtgaaatcggacagaggtcaaaggtcaaagatcaaggtcgaatcctaaaatttatctgtttatgtgataactcaaaactggatgaagcagctttcaccaaacttggtccaaggatgatgtatgatgggacaattagttgagtagattctagtgacattgacaagaggtcaaaggtcaaaaggtcaaggtcaaatgctaaaaatgttgctatttcccccatatctatgcaatgcgcgcagttattttcttgaaacttagtgtagacatgtactactgcgtattaaaggattctccagagagagtttcatgtcataaggtcaaaggtcaaaaggtcaaaggttaggtgaaaatgttgcaatatcacttttctcgcaaatggttcaatgtatcttcatggaacatggtacatatgcatgtactgactggcagggattatctagggaatttaggggtcatgggtcaatagtcagggggttcaaaggtcaaggtcaactcctcaaaatgttactactgtatttccctcatacatgtatactatatgcaatgattgcattattagttttaaaagtgtttaatatatgtacatgtattacttgatggagattctcttggaaatttccagccagaaggtcaaaggtcaaaggttaagggtcaaaggtcaggtttaagtgaaaaaaaaaatattttgtactgtaattacactctttcttcataccttgaaaattatactcaatacataaacttataataaggtcggtcagaagtcaagtaaatattttcaattccccaaatatgtgtacctgcactctttaatagacaattataacaaacccagttcgtggaaagtgaacattcaagatatttctgacaaacctgttatttcgatattttgccagttatgtaaaactgtcatcacacattgtcaagacattgtactatacacctattgggagaatcatgcattatggcggaggcatcagtcgccgtagcgacatttctagttatacATACGATGGCAATgagtaagaaatcattttaagcgggagacacagagccagtgcgggagaaattaaatctcaagcagGAGAaggggagattttgcaaaaatgggctttcggcgggagatctcccaacgaaagcgggagagttggagtctctgaatgTATGCACCTGGTTTTGCCAGCACCCCGACTTCTTCGAATAATCATTGTAGACACCATATatctggaaaagaaaaacaagttcTTTCCAGCAGTTAGTTTCAGATATTCTAAACCTgacattttcttttgtctttgcCACAAAAGAtcaaaaaaagtacaatgtaattgaaagaacagctttttatttctgaagtatACAATGATGTCTATACTAGAAGCGAAgtaggattttcaatattttttcagcCTGTTCATGATAGTTTGTCAGGCACCAGATCAATATTGATTTAATTTATTTCTCATtgatcattttcatacaaatgATATGATAGCCCAGGGTACAAAGGTGTCATGCAATTATTCTAAAGGTGACACGATGATGTGCATGTCTAGCAGGTCAATGTTCTATGATTTTCCCTGCAGATTCCGTCAGTAGAGACAATATGTCTAGACATACATGACTGGAACAAGACCGAGAAGCTTCTGTCCCCTCTTTCGGCCTTTGACCTCCTCGTCAACAGTGCAGGTGTATCCAGTGCAGAATCTTGTCTTGAAATATCACCAGAAGCATATGACGAGTACGCAAAATTCTCTTTGTTTCTGGTGATTTCAGGTTATTGTTTTGTGGTAATAAACACAACTTTAAAAGTAAAATATCGCACCACCATTGttaaaagcaaaattttgcGTTGATGTGACTTATAGGGAGcttacagttttggttgagacctaacttcaggtttctgatatttttttaatgagataatcagaaaactctcatgaaatatgaaagggcatgtaattccaagagggattcaatgtttatttgatgaataaaatgaataaaattgctgagatgtccaaatcagagcattcctaataaaaggtgggacccactctttattaggattgctttgttttactttgtttttgggtgtctcagctattccaaaactgattttcatctaataaattttgaatttctctttattaaaatggtatgctctgtactattctataagtggtttcttggtatctcacaaaaagttaagcccaattctcatctcctccaatactataccatccctttaaggatcCAGCAAAGAATTTTATGGGTTTAGCCTCATAAGAGTCAGCTGCTTTTATTCTATACGCATACGAGACTTATCACCAGACTTTCATAGTGTTTGGGCAAGATGAACAGATAATtaatgttcgtttgtttgtctgttgtccTAAATATGTCAATGTGCCATCACCTAATACACCAAGAAATCAAATTGTCCTATGTGCAAATGTATGCCATCATATAGACATTCTACATATTTTGAATGGCATAATTGTTTATAACCAATGATCTTTTGTTGCTTACGAACATTATCCTGTGTTAATTCCTTGACAAACATTATAATGTGTCATAACTTTGCATGATATTTGATCTTTACAGCGTTATGATGATCAACCACCGAGCAAGCCTGCAAATCATTAAGGTAGGTACATCCCTAGTCCAGGTATCACCTTCGCCATTAGCCTGTGTAGCTTGGAGAACCATCATAACAATGTTTGCAAAGTTTCCCAAAGTTATTGTAATGACTGTAATTGAGGAGAGAATAAGGAGACAAAGGTTGATTTCTATACCTGCATATTCATGCAATTAGTTTTTAATGCAATCTAATCAAACGGGGTATAAAAGGAGTGGgatttttttaacattaaacatttgaatgcttcaaaatgatagtaaaacataatcattagtgttgctatttcattttcatctaaGAACACCTGGTGGAAAGGAATTAGAGAGAGATAGAGTATACAAATTGGGAATGAAAATGCAATATAGATTACTACCAACTCTCCTTTGCCTTTGACATACACAcgctgtctttctctctttcactctttcatttcagattgttgcaaagaaaatgattgaGAAGGGACAGGGTGGTTCCATCGTAAACCTATCCAGCATTGCCAGCTTACAAGGGCTGAAGAACCATGCTGTCTATGGTAAGCACTGCACAAAATGATGGCagacaaaagcaaacacccAAAAACATCCTACTTGTCAGCATGGGGGAGGGAGTGGGGCCCTCAAAATGGAAAGTCTGGCCTTTTTACCATTTGTTTATCTGATCCTGCTTGATCCTGTGAAAAATGTTGTCTTAACTTGAGAAACAGAATAGATGCAAACAAAGCAGTCTATGGGAATTCAGAATCTTGTTTTAGGTGGGTTAACAGGTGTTGATGTTAATGAAGTCCAGaggatttaaagggatcgtcatagttttggttgagacctaatttcaggtttctaacattttttgatgagaaaatgagaaacctcttatgaaatatgaaggaacatgtaattccatgaggaatccaacgtttatttgatgaaaattggtttcgaagtggctgagacatccaaaacagaatgattctaataaagtgtgggacccacacttttttaacgatcgctttgttttactttgtttttggatggttcagtcattccaaacccgattttcatcaaataaactttgaattcctcttagaatggtatgctctgtactatttcataagtgttttcttggtatctcgcaaaaagttaaaagcccaattctaatctccaccaatactgtaccatccctttaacattgctTTGTCCCTCTCATTTGTCAACACAGTTATGAAAACTGCTTTTACTGAAACATGGATGAATTATCATTTAAAGTAGTAAACGACAAAACAACCTTGGATTAGATTACTCACTTTTATTTGGTATGGAATCATTATTTAATCATAAACTTGGAGTAGATAACTCACTTTTAGATGGTGCAGATCAGTTTGGAATCTGAATTCGGTTTCATTGAATGCAAATTCAAAGTATTCAAATCAACCAAAACTAGATTCTAAACCATGCTACTGCTGAAGCCTGTTTTGATTTTACAGCTATTTTTTGCCACACTTTGATCAACATTTTCTGGATCATTTCTTGTAGCATGTGTGTTTCCACCGATTTGAATTGATGTGTATTTAGTTTCCAAGAAGCAATATTTGCTAGCGCGTGCCTGATTTTCATGTGGAACCATGATAACCAGTATTGTTCTGACAGAGTGTGCACAAGCTACTTTCATTTCAAGAATCCTTTTCAACaaagacattattttgtgtCTAAGCCCTCTTTTGACTCTAAGGGTTGGAAAGAttaataattatgtagatgaTCCACATCTGTCATGTGTTATCTTTAACAAAGAGGCAaggttatgattatgatggttgTGGCAGTTGTTATCATTGctgtgattatgatgatagctaaaataacaataataccaTAAATACaagaacaataataatgaatacTATTAATACTAACATTAGTAGTGATTgtgacaataatgatattgtaaTGACTACATAAGTAATTAGTATCATATTTCTTGTATCTTCACAGTTAGCTTTGTTACCACCATAGTCCATGGTAGCAGAAAGAGTAGACTGTTGTTGGTTCTGTCatcataatgatgatttttATGACATCTGTATCATCCTCGTCCTCATTTTATCTATCTCTCCATGAATACCAATATTATTGCTTGTGACTAAGGATGAAACATTTCCTTTCCTGAATGCATTAACCAGTAGACAGGCAGAAACTTTCATAGCGAGGATGATTTTATTGCTGTAGTTAGTAACCACACTATTTGCATATACAGCTCCAATGGCTTAAAACTAATTTGGCTAATATATTTTTGCTGTGgttgacattttgttttgttctccaGCATCAACAAAAGGAGCACTGGACTCATACACCAAGGTGGCAGCACTGGAGTTTGCACAGCACAAGGTGAAGTCTTTCTCTGAATTCAGGTTTCAACACAATTCAATACTGAAAAGCTTCTTTGTGTGATGTCTCCTCATTTGTGCTCCTGGGTTTACCTCTCGTGTATAAGATGAATGGCAGCCACACTCCACCTGTCGTGCTCACTCATTGGCTCTCATATGACTTGATTTATGATTTATTACTTTTGACCCTTCTGAAGTCACCTGTGCTGGTTATTGCAAGACAACAACAATGATTACGATGCAAAGCACTGAAGGTTATACTTCTTGATTTAACACATTTCTTCTGCAATTCTCTGAGAACCTTtgatgcccccaaacgagatgcCCATTGACAAAGAATTGACAGATTGCTAATCGACCAGTGTGAAAGCAGTCAAGCAGGACATGCATCCCTTTTTCCGTGGTCAACTGCATGGGTCAtcaaacaatgcaaaatatcaatcgGACATGAGATTTTAATAGAGTATGTACTTGGCTCGCAAACTCTTAAATTACTCACTTTATAAGGGAATTTGAATAAAGTTAGCGAAAGTAAAAATCTAGTGAGCTCAGCCTTGATTGCTATATCATTCATCATGTGAGTTTCCTAGCTAAACAAGAGCACTGTGTGT containing:
- the LOC140231744 gene encoding L-xylulose reductase-like, with protein sequence MEIRFDGKRALVTGAGKGIGRGIAIALAKCGASVTAVTRSQADLDSLKAEIPSVETICLDIHDWNKTEKLLSPLSAFDLLVNSAGVSSAESCLEISPEAYDDVMMINHRASLQIIKIVAKKMIEKGQGGSIVNLSSIASLQGLKNHAVYASTKGALDSYTKVAALEFAQHKIRVNCVNPTVVLTPMAKKFWEQSETRDSMLARIPLGRFLEVEDVVNPVLFLLSDKSAMINGITLPIDGGALAALV